In a single window of the Pseudomonas entomophila genome:
- a CDS encoding tetratricopeptide repeat protein, whose amino-acid sequence MNRPYALLLALALLQGCQSLAPQKTDDQPPAANAGKSAEKPVVYGSFTQDTLYSLLVAELAGQRNRFDIALANYADQAQKTQDPGVSERAYRIAEYLGADEPALDSALIWARNDPQNLDAQRAAAIQLARAGRYDDSMAYMEKVLQGKGDTHFDFLALSAAETDQATRDGLMQSFDRLLVKYPDNGQLVFGKALLLNQDDKPEQALELLESHPAQNGEIAPILLRARLLQGLDRGPEALPLLRGAIRDNPDDKRLHLTYARTLVEQDRINDAKAEFENLLQQYPEDDEIRYSLALVCLETKQWDEAEGYLQEMVERDANTDAAHLNLGRIREERHQPAAALREYALVGAGPDYLPAQLRQADILIANGRSAEASRLLAEAREAQPDYAIQLYLIEAESLGNNGKEAQAAQVLEQAIKRYPDDLNLLYTRAMLAEKRNDLSQMEKDLRAIIAREPDNAMALNALGYTLADRTTRYAEAKALIDKAHQLTPDDPAVLDSLGWVAYRMGNLDEAERQLRLAFERFPDHEVAAHLGEVLWANGKRREARQVWGKGFEAQPDSPILRKTLLRLTGSESL is encoded by the coding sequence ATGAACAGACCCTACGCATTGCTGCTTGCCCTCGCCCTGCTCCAGGGCTGCCAAAGCCTGGCCCCGCAGAAGACGGACGACCAACCGCCCGCCGCCAACGCCGGCAAGAGCGCGGAAAAGCCCGTGGTGTATGGTTCGTTCACGCAAGACACGCTCTACAGCCTGCTGGTGGCCGAGCTGGCCGGCCAGCGCAACCGCTTCGACATCGCCCTGGCCAACTACGCCGACCAGGCGCAGAAAACCCAAGACCCTGGCGTCTCCGAGCGCGCCTACCGCATCGCCGAATACCTCGGCGCCGACGAGCCAGCCCTGGACAGCGCGTTGATCTGGGCCCGCAACGACCCGCAGAACCTCGACGCCCAACGCGCCGCGGCCATCCAGCTGGCCCGCGCTGGGCGCTACGACGACTCCATGGCGTATATGGAGAAAGTGCTGCAGGGCAAGGGCGACACCCACTTCGACTTCCTCGCGCTGTCCGCCGCCGAAACCGACCAGGCCACCCGCGACGGCCTGATGCAGAGCTTCGACCGCCTGTTGGTGAAGTACCCCGACAACGGCCAACTGGTGTTCGGCAAGGCATTGCTGCTGAACCAGGACGACAAGCCCGAACAGGCCCTCGAACTGCTGGAAAGCCACCCGGCACAGAACGGCGAGATCGCCCCGATACTGCTGCGCGCCCGCCTGCTGCAAGGGCTGGACCGCGGCCCGGAGGCGCTGCCGCTGCTGCGCGGGGCGATTCGCGACAACCCCGACGACAAGCGCCTGCACCTGACTTATGCGCGCACCCTGGTCGAGCAGGACCGCATCAACGATGCCAAGGCCGAGTTCGAAAACCTGCTGCAGCAATACCCGGAAGACGACGAGATCCGCTACTCCCTGGCCCTGGTGTGCCTGGAAACCAAGCAATGGGATGAAGCCGAAGGCTATTTGCAGGAAATGGTCGAGCGCGACGCCAACACCGACGCCGCCCACCTGAACCTCGGCCGCATCCGCGAGGAGCGCCACCAACCGGCCGCCGCCCTGCGCGAATACGCCCTGGTCGGCGCGGGCCCGGACTACCTGCCAGCGCAACTGCGCCAGGCCGACATCCTCATCGCCAACGGCCGCAGCGCGGAGGCCTCGCGCCTGCTCGCCGAAGCCCGCGAAGCGCAGCCCGACTACGCCATCCAGCTGTACCTGATCGAGGCCGAAAGCCTGGGCAACAATGGCAAGGAGGCCCAGGCCGCACAGGTGCTGGAGCAGGCGATCAAGCGCTACCCGGACGACCTCAACCTGCTCTACACCCGCGCCATGCTTGCCGAGAAGCGCAACGACCTTTCGCAGATGGAAAAAGACCTGCGCGCCATCATCGCCCGCGAGCCGGACAACGCCATGGCCCTCAATGCCCTGGGCTACACCCTGGCCGATCGCACCACCCGCTACGCAGAAGCCAAAGCCCTGATCGACAAAGCCCACCAACTGACCCCGGACGACCCGGCGGTGCTCGACAGCCTGGGCTGGGTCGCCTACCGCATGGGCAACCTCGACGAGGCCGAGCGCCAACTGCGCCTGGCCTTCGAACGCTTCCCCGACCATGAAGTCGCCGCCCACCTGGGCGAAGTGCTGTGGGCCAACGGCAAGCGCCGCGAAGCCCGCCAGGTCTGGGGCAAGGGCTTCGAGGCCCAACCCGACAGCCCCATCCTGCGCAAGACCCTCCTGCGCCTGACCGGATCCGAGAGCCTGTAA